The stretch of DNA ggtgccaGGCTTGGCATGAGGACACTGGGGACAGGTGTCCCTGGCCCCCAGCAGCGATGGCAATCCCTCGGATGCCCTCAGGAGGGGAGGCTGAGGCACCCGAGGGAAGCCTCTCATGGCCAGCACTGGCTTCTGTGTGGTCTTTGGCCTGTCTTGCTGGCGCCCCAATCCTGGCAGGTGGTGGCAAATGCCTggccactggtgctgctgggttGCAGTGGCGGGGAGCGCTGCTGGTGCCCTGACTCGTCCTGTGCCTGCCAGGCCTGTGGTAgctggtgcctgcagggctcctGCTGGGCGCACTGAGGGAGAGAGAGCAAGGGCCCCATCTTCCATTGCTGCCGCTCTGCCTCTTGCTGCCGGGGTCTGTTCTCTAAAGATTCATGGCATTACCTCTCCCCTTTGCTTTTGCCCACACCCTGAAGAATTGCTGCCACCAACCTCATTAAAGGTGGAAAGGGTGGAGGACACTGGTGTATTGATTTCTTGGCACCCACCTGAGGACGCAGCTGCCAGGCAACTCATTGACGGCTACGCCGTGACGTACGTATCCCTCGACGGCTCTTACCGCAGGACAGATTTTGTGGACCGAAGTCGTTCTGCCCACCAATTGCGGGCACTAGCCTCCGGCAGAGCCTacaatatttctgtcttttcagtcAAACGCAACGTGAACAACAAGAATGATATCAGCAGGCCCATCATGCTCACCACGCGCACTAGTGAGTAGTGTCCCAGGGGGACTCGCGGTTGTGAGCACATGCagcccctgcagtgctggggcttGTGCCTCTtcctccccgccgccggctccagccacagcccagcctggtgTCAGACCCTGGTGGGTTTGGTGGCGCAGATCCTAAAATCCAGCTGGGAGTCTTTGGAAAGCGCTTGGCACAGAGGCTTGCTGTTCTCTCTGCTGTGAGTAAAAGGGGACCAAACCCCCCAAGGCTCACTGGgcccctgcccaggggctggtAAGGGAGCCGGCAGCGGGGACCGCTCCCAGATCCTGTTCATCAAAGCCAGGCTGCGCCCACCACACCAGTTACTTCTTGACACTGGACCTGGGGTAGCACACATCCctggtgctgtggggctgagctggaggaAGCCCCGGTGCTGGGTAGCGGGGCCCCATGGGCAAGTCATCCCTGCAtcctgcccagcctggtgtGGGGGTGTGCCAGGGTGGGCAAGGGCTGGCAGGACCTCTGCTCCACAggtggagggcaggaggcttgGTGAGGCCTCCGGGGGCAGGGCACGAGCAGgtggcacagctgaggttctggtTCTGCGTTCTAGGGCAGGTGGATGTAGAAATGGAGCACAAACTGAGAATGGAGGGGATTAGACCTAGAAAAGTGCCCTCTGAAGAGAGAAGGGGGTGGTGGGAGAAGCCCCTGGGCcagatcccccccccccagcaggctGCGGCTGAgtgagggctgggggagaaggCAATGGTGACACTGGGCAGGGCAAGGGCCTATGCCCCCAGCCACAGTCTTGGGAGGCCCTGAGCCGGGGCCAGAGGCAGTGAGATCTGGGCTCGGGatggcagcctgggctgtgcgGTGGGCTCAGGGCCAGGCACTGCAGTCCCTTTGGAGCTGGTAGCAGGGGGTTGGAGCCAGTCCACTGAGGATGGTCCCAATGGTGCCGTGGGTGGCATGAGGCCTTGTAGGCAGGCAGACAGGTGTGCATCCCACCTGCCCACACCCCTGCTCCCGGACAGTGGTATAGGGGGTGTGAGTTTGGTGGGGTAGGTGGTGCTGAGCTGTTCCCACTGGGGAAGCGAATGCAAAGGGACAGGCAGGACCCACCTTGCAGGGGCATGGGGAAGGGACAGGGTGACCCACAGTGACCAGTGGTTGACCACAGACTTCTGTACTTGCTCCGGCCAGGACCGCGTCCGGTGGAAGGCTTTGAGATCACAAACGTGACGGCCAGCGCCATCACGGTGCAGTGGGCTCTCCACCGGGTCAAGCACTCCACTGTCAGTAGGGTGCGTGTCTCCATCCACCAGCCAGGAGACCTGGCAGACCACACCGTGGAGCTGAACAGCAGCGTGGCCAAGTACACCTTCCTGTGAGTGGGGCAGCAGGCGGGTGCTGGGCCAGGTGGCCCTCTGAGGCTGCCCAGCCTcaccccttcccaccctgccttCCTCTCCTGCAGGGACCTGCAGCCAGGAGAGAGGTACATTGTCCATGTCACGACACTGAGCGGCCTGGGGACAGAAGACCACCCCTCAGAGAGCCTGGCCACAGCCCCCTTCCATGTGTGGACGAGTGAGTGGGGTTGCCTTCGCTGCCCCCGTGCCATGGCAGGGGCCCAGGGGTTTAGCAGGCGCAGGGCAGGTGCGGCTCAAGGCcagcaggaaagctgcagggagggggagctgcaagggcaggcagcccgTCTGGCCAGCAGGGCGGGCAGGAGGCACGCAGGCAGGAAGGGCAGCGGCGTGTCCTCCCTTGCCagatgctgtttgctgctgaagACCGGCATGAGCTCAGCCCCACGTGGGGCGCACACGGGCCTGACTCATCCCTTGCTGTAAGGCAGGTGGAGGACAGGGACCGGAGCTGGGGGTTCGCCTGCCCGCCCAGCGCCGAGCATCCTCCGGGCACATCGCGTGGCTGGAGCCGAGCCGAGGGCTGGCTGGGGCGTGGCTAGGCAAGCTGGGGGCGTGGCTTGCTTGTAAAGCGGTGTGTGGGCGAGCCGGGCAGTCACCGTTCAAGGACACCAGTGCTGaccctttttctcccctcctcctgcctgccccagggccTCTCCCCCCGCAAAACCTCACTGCCTCCCGCGTCACTGCCACCTCCGTGTCCATGGCATGGGAGCAGCCGCCCGCCGGTGCCGTGGAGGGGTACATCATCAATGTTACCACTGCTCAGAGTGTGAAGAGCCGCTATGTGCCCAACGGGAAGCTTGTGTCCTACACAGTGCGGGACCTGCTCCCTGGGCAGCGGTACCGCCTGTCCGTGACAGCTGTGCAGAACACGGAGCAAGGCCAAGTGCACAGTGAGCCCATCCACCTCTACGTCGCCACCTGTGAGTGCCTAGCttgccagggctggggtggtgCCGGTTTGCTGCAGCATGAGAGATTGACTGGCTAGCAGAGAATCAGGGCAGGGCGTAGGAAACCAGTTGACCAACAGAATAATGAGTCCGCGGGGACCTGCTGCCCCAGAAgcaggtgcctgcagcaggctgcgGGGGCAGGACACAAGTCCCCTGCaaagggaggtgggggtggcggGGTTCCACCTCTGTTAGCAGAGGGCAGATGCAGAGTTACAGCTCAGTGGTGCTTCACGGGGACAGGCACTTGCAGCCCAGGTGTGTGGAGAGTGTGCATAGGTCCCCAGACAGCCCTAAAAGGCAGCCTGGGGATgaggggagaggcagagagTTGCATTGCTGTGCTGACTTGGGGCCTGCTCCCTGCTAAGCCTAATAATTTGGTCTGCAGTGCAGAGGGATGGGGCTCCAGAGAGACGGTGGAGCCAAACTGGACACCCCCGGGTCCTGCGCAACAGGCTGCCCCCAGCTTTCCTACCTGAACTGCGCTTGCTAGCAGATCATGACACAGCTGAGGAGCCCTCATCAGCCCCCAGGTAGGCACTGCTCCATCACTCCTGGTTCTTCCACTAGCACTTGGCCCAGGCACTgggctgagcacagcccctTTTTCCAGCTCCCCTGTCTGGGCGCGCACAGGGTCAAGCCATGCTCCTGCTGGGTTGCAGCCTCTTGCCCACCTGCTGGGGTCCTGAGCCAGGCAGGCCCTTGCCCGGTGAGCAGGCCCCCTCATGTTGCCCACAGCTGAGCCTACAGTGCTTGCACCAAAGCCTGATGCCACCAGCGAGTGCTTTATCCAACTGCTTCCAGCCATAGCACATGGGGTGGCTGTGGCCTGGGGAACCTGCAGTGCCCTGTACCCTCATGGCTCTCCTATCCCAGGTTCACCGAGCTGGTGGATGGCAGAGGGAGGATCAGCGCCAGGTTCAGCACTACGCTGGGCAAATCCATCACTGTGAAGACGCGTAagagctctgctgcctttctggCCCGTTCCTGTCACCCAGTGCCCTCTGTTAGGCCTCCCCCCAGGGACAGGGtggcagctgggcaggctgctgtagGGCTGGGGCAGCCATAGGGGAGGGCAGAGCCCTCCGATCTCTCCCTGGGCAAACAAACCTCTGCCCTGCTTCTAGACCCTTGCCCAGGGACAGGGGTAACGCACAGCTGGTTGGGGAGCCCAGCTCTTGCTGATGggaggcagtgctggctgcagcaggggctggccttcttccctgccagcagctgcaggagcccaggCAGTGACCCTGCAGCCCTCCAGtacagcccctgcctgcccagcagcctgaCACCCccatgcccccagcccccagccccaagcaCAGCCTCGCAATCGAGGAGAGCACCTGGACAAGAAGCCCCTTGCTGGCACAGGCCCAGTCCCCTATTTGTCATCCCCAGAATACCAGGGATGCAAGTGCCGGCCCGAGATATATCCTACCAGGCCTGGGACCCCCACCTCCAccatggggtggggagggggccagCACACCTGATGGCAGCTTGCTGCACATCTCTCTTCTGCCCCTGCCTCCGCAGGGTTCCATGTCCCACAGATGCCCAGGAAGGGCAGGGTGGTCACCCTAATTCTATGGGGTGCCAACGGGGAAGGGCTAAACCACTGCCTGAGGCCTGACCAGCCCCCTTGTGCTGCGAGCAGGCTGAATCCCATCAGAGGGGCAGTCTTTGGATCTGGCCGCAGCTGGATGTGACATTTGACCCTCTTGTTTCCCAGAGCCGGAGGCTCCAGTGAAGCTGGAGAATGTGGAGGTGTCCAGCCAGGGCAGtctggcactgcagctgcacaaGGCAAAGAGCAAGAGTAAGTCTAGAGGGAGccacaggagcagcagggactcAGCTGAGGCCCCACAAGCAGGCAGGGCGTTTGGCACCAGCCTGCCCTCTTTGTTGCTGCCCTTTTGGGAGATGCACAAGGGTCACACAGTGTGGTCCCCAGGAGCACCCTCGTATGCCAGGGGGTGGGTAGGGCTGTGTCCTGGCCCCAGGGTCTGACAGCCATATGTGGTTTGCAGGTGAGGGGCAGAACTGCTCCACGAACCCCTGCAGGAACGGAGGCacctgcagcagaaatgctgagtCCTACCACTGTGACTGCCGCACAGGATTCAAGGGCCGGCTCTGTGAGCTGGGTGagtgctgcactgctgctggagggctgaGCTCCCTCCGGCAGGTGGATGGCAtgtgcccagcctggcagcaaTCCCAGCCACAGATCCTGCAGGGTGCAGGTCAAGGAGTACACCCTGTCAGCACCCAGCTCATCCTGGCCGAGGGGCTCCCACCATGCCTAGGCTCCACTAGAGAGGGCTGGGCTCTGCCGGCTGCAGAGAGAggggctgggctctgctcttGCCAGTTGAGGCAGATCTGGGAGTGCAGGTCTGCTCCCCGCTCCTGGCCAAgccctctgcctctgccaggcTCGTGTCCTGCCCACTATAGTGAGGCtgggggctctgctgctgccagcggGTCAGCTCTGTTGAGCCTAGCCctccaggagagcagaggggaagctGGGGGGACTTACCAGCCCCTTGCCACAggacacaggcaggcagggccagaGATGGGCTTGTTGATAGCTCCCCTCTCCTATTCCCCAAGCAGCTTGCAAGAACGTGCCACACTCGTGCACACGGCTGTACTCGGAAACCAAGTCATTCCCCGTGTGGGAAGGAGGCACCTGCCACTACTTGTGAGTACTGCCTGCGGGTTGTGCTCCCCCCTTCCTCTTGTGGTCAGAGCCAGGGATGTCTCCCTGCAGCTCGActctggggaggggagagcatGCGTGAGGCTGTCTCAGActctggctggcagctgccaggtggctgcagctgccccctccccagcacaggctgagcCACCTCATGTGCCCTCGagcccccggggctgccctgccagctgcgtgtcagggcagggtgctgctgaaATGACAGCCCCGTAGCAGTGTTAGCCACCTACGTGACAGCAAGTttggattttgtgtgtgtgacccccaggcagcagcagatccCCTGCCTACTGCCTCCCCATCTGCAAGCAGagggccagggccagccctcctgcagcatcAGAGCAGGGGGGCCTCTGCTCTGAgccctgcccctccccagccttCCCGTGATGGAGGCGCAGGGGGCCTGGCTATGTGCTGCCAGCCCTCAAACACAGCAGGCTCAGCCCCATTCCTACTAAGGCTGGCTACCACAGTCTGGAAGGAAATGGAGGAGGCCCCCAGACTCCCACCTTACACTTATAAAAGCAAATCTGTCCCCGTTATTCCCTAGAACtcacctctgtgtgtgtgtaggtaCAGGAGAGTCTACAAGGTACACCAGGACATCTGCTACAAGGAGAGCTGTGCGAGCACCAGTTCTGAGAAGACAACCAGCAGGTATGGCTGGCAGCGGCAGCGTACTGAGTGCACTGTCCTGTGGCCAGGGATGGGAGGATGCAGCTTGGCAGTGTCACCCCACACACGAAGGGGTGCTTAGGCTGGGGGCGGACTGCAAGCAccctgtgcagagcagagcatgAGGAGCGCATGACCGTGGCTTAGATGTTGGCTCAGCATGCCCTCCCTCCCTGTGAGCACTGGCTGATGGTgctctcctcccttctctttcagaaaacCAAGCAACAGTCACACACTGAAGAAGCCGTAGAGTAAGTACCTGCTCCAGGCTCTcctcagctgcaggcaggggcagttCCTGCCTGTGGCTGTGCGCATCTctgtgcagggagctggggaggaggctggaggccagagcacagcccaggctcATGCTGCCACGTTGAGGGCGTGCAGGggctctccagctgctgtgcttgTCAGGCTTGGGCATGCAGCTGATGGCTCCTGGTCACAGCTGGGTTGGAGGAGCAGGGGCGATGCTAtgcttccctgcagctctgcagccccatgAACAAGTGATTTCTGCACAAAAAGGGCCCAAGCATTGCCTGCCTGAGCAAGGCAAAGGCTGGAACTCCGGAGGGGGCAGGTCCCCTTCTCCCAGCCTGAGACAGGTGCAGAGggtgggaagaggcagcagTGGGGAACTCTGCACATCAGCTcattctcctcctgctccttcaCAGGGTTCAAAGCAGTAGAAGCTTCATCTTTCCACATCTAAGGGCTTTTTAAAACACCAGGAAGATCAGATCTGCTCACTGGGTTGAACACAGCAGGGGAACCTTCTTGCCTGGCATcagcctctccctctcctccagcccGTTAGGCACATGCAGCTGGATCGGCACGCCAAGCAGCAGTCCCTTCCCTCCGCCGGACCAGCACTGCCTTTGCTCTGGCTTGCCTTACTCTGGCCGCCTCTCTGCCCCCGAGGAGCTGAGCACCAGTGTACTGCAGCAGCCCCCTGAGGGTCCAGCCCCACTTGGTCCCTCCCAGCCACTCTGCACAAGTGAcaggctcccagctctgctcaggcaTCAGCGGGGCTgaccccagctccctgccaacAGCATCTGTACCAACCTGTTTCTGTAATCCAAGGTTATAAATTACCTATAACCCCCAAATACAACAGATACAACAAATATAATGCAGACCAAAAAGCCTTAGCTATCACCTGGAAGGTGGCCCACAACAGTCTGGTTGGAGAAGACCTTCCCTATGTAGATGGACTTGGAAATGGTGAACAGCCCCCCTGAGCAGTGAAGTGTGGGCAGTGGGGGCACGTCCCTGTCTCCTCTGCTCTAGTGGGGCACGTTTGGGCAGCTTCTACTgcctgccttttcttctttgctttgtaAACAATCCGTGGTTTTAACCAAACTTCCAGCTCAGAAAGCAATATAGCACctagaaagaattttaaaagcgATGTGTAGGGTGAAGTTCATCAGCTGAGGTGTAACACCATGCTTGTTCTGACACTAATCACCTCCAAGCCAGTGCAGGGCACATCATGGGCTCAGTGAGGAAGCGAGCTCTGTTGCCATCCTGTTTGCATTCCCTGTGGCACCATGTGGTGCTGAGGTGCCAGCACTGTTTGTGGAGGAGAGAATCGGCATGCACACGGTGGCTGTCCAACAGCTGTGGCAGGGCAGACAAGGAAAAAGTGTAGCTTAGAAACATTCCTAGTTTTTGTGAGTTTGTATGACAACACTAGTTAAGCATAGATTTGTGTATTAATGTACACAGTGTATATTATAAATTAATATCTACCAGAGATATATTGTAGTTATGGTATAGAGTGTTATTTCCCCAGCAGTGTGGGGGGCATCCTCACGGGGCAGCCTTCCCCTCCTGCGAGCATCGCAGAGCGCTTTGTTGTTCAGCCACGCATGTtgagctgcagctcagaagaTGCTCTTGGAGCAGAACAGGTGCAGGAGCTTTGGGGAGCAGCCTGACAGTGCTTGTCCCAGAGAAGCAGCTGCCAAGGCatctggcagcagcctgggagcGGCAGGGACAATGTGAAGCCACAATCAGCAGGCCGGTGCAATGCTCCCCTCCTGCGCAGGCTCTAGCTCTTCTCCCAGAGGAGAGCTAGAGTCCGAGATGGCGACACACGCCTCGTTTTCCTCCAAGGCTGCCtgaccctgctccagccccctgccgcAAGGGCACAGGAAGAAACTAGCCCTTGCCTGGAAGAGCAGGGTGAGGGGAAAGCCAGAACAGCCTCTGCTATCCACAGGGGAGGGGAGGTTTGGGGGCTGCAGGTTTGCACCCCTGCCTTGGCAGCCACAAGGCCAGCGCCAACGCGGGCTGTGAAGGTGGACGCAGCCCTGCCACAGGACAGCGCTGGGTCAGTGCCACCCCCAGACCagtcagtgctgctggagggcctgtccctgcagccatGGGATGCATGGCTCTGCTGCGAGCCCgcacagcagcctgctgcctccctcccggcccaccaccagcacagcatGTAATGCAGCCAGAGGGTTTTAACCTAGCCTTGGAAATTAATtagttattttggtttggttttgtttgttggttgtttttttttaaataaaaacacttcaTGGAAactggatattttttaaagtacttggTCAATGAGGAGGAACGAGGGTTAATTGTTGAATTCTGGAATATGGAATTTATTGCTGCCCTGCACAGGGAGCCCGGCAGCCCACAGGTCCTGCAGCCACCACAGCTGGTGCCTGCATGAGGTGGGGGCCTGGTGCACCCACGagagcagtggggctgggcagcagcatggGAGAGCTCGGGCACCTTGGAGCCTCACCTCCTCACTCCCAGGCTGCTTTACTTCCTTCCCTATCCAGgtcttcatcttcctctttgtACAGTGCAtccctgtcctcctcctcctcctcttcctcctctcgagccagcagctgcttgaAGACCTCATACTCCTCTGGGGTGGAACGGGCCAGGCTGGCCAGGAAGGCTCCCTCCGGGAGCTCCAGGATGTCCTTCAGCTTTGGGTTGCTGGTTTGGGTCTGGCCTTTGTGTGGGGTCTGGTAGAGCCCCCGCCGCTCCAGGAAGATGTGCCGGTTCCTGAGCTCGGCGAAGGGCGTTCGGAAAAGCTGGGCCTTCACCATCTCCTTCTGCTGGACCCCCATCCTGAAGTAGGCATACTACAGGCGGGACAGGGCGTTCCAGGGTCACCGCGGCCCCgcgctcccccggccccgcgcgcccccggccccgcacctGGAAGTGGAGGTGGAGGCGGGcgggctcctccagcagcacggCGGGGCAGgtccccagcacctcctgcagctgctccgcCGTGAACAGGCACCGCTCCCGCAGCAGCCGCACGACCGCCGCCATCCGCCTCCGGGGCAGCGTGAAGAGCTGGGGGCAGCGGCTCACCGCCCGCCGCAGCCGGCCTGCGGGCACCGGGCTgagcgggcggggggggccggtgtccccccgccccccaccccccaggccCCGCCGCCCtacctccctgcagccccaggcgccGCAGTTCCGCGGCgcgctcctgcagctgctccggCGGCAGCCGCAGCAGCTCCGGGCTccgctccagcagccccagcgcGGCCTCGGCgctgagccccagcagcagcagctgcgcCGCAGCCGCCTCCCGGCGCTCAGGCCCGAGCCGCGGCTGGAGCCCGCGGAGCCGCCGGGCCTGCTCCTCGCTGAAGCCCAtggcccgcagccccgccgcctccccgcagCAGCCGCGGCCCAGCCCCGGCGCCaggcccgccgcggccgcccgcccgccgccgcgcagcagcagccccgccaTGTCTCGGCCGCCGCGGGGAGGAGCCGGGGGGCCCCGCCGAGGCCGCGCTCCGCCCTCGCCTCGGGGCCTGGGGCCGCGCTCGACGCCCCAGGAGCCCGCGGCCGGTCCCGCGGCGCCCTCCCGCCGTTGTCCGCGCACCGGGGGCGCGCTCGGGCCCAGCGGAGCCCGCAGTGAAACAGGCGGAGCCTCctgccccgcccctccccccccccgcctcggTCGGGCCCACCGGCCGCTGCCGCCGGAGCGGGGCGCGGCGACGGGCAGCGCTGGCGGGGCCGGAGGGCGGGCAGCCCCCTCGGTGCCGCCGCTGGGCTGCGGAGCGCGTCGTAGCCCGGGGTCACGCAGCTGCGAGCCGGGGCGGAGGTGCCGGGGCCAAGGGCTGGGCGCGGGGGCGCCGCTgcaggaccctggggggctgcaggggcctGAGCGCCCGGCTGAGCCGCGCAGACCTGCGGCAGCAGCGGGACAGACCCACCGCACTTGCCCCACTGCCCTCCCAGAAGCCCAGTCCCGGCCGAGCCACTCACCACGCAGGCCTGTTGCCCACACCTCAGTATTGGGAACTGGTTAAAATCCTCTTTATTgaatctatttctttttcccgCTGCCTTTGCCTCATCAAAACCAAGGGCTATGGAGAGGACGGAGAAACCGATATAAGGACGAGCAGCATCCTGACCTCCTGCCGCAGCGGGAGGCTGGTTAAGGAGCCCAGTGTAACAACACTCAGGAACAGCAGGCCTAGTAAGCCAAGCAGCCTTTATTGCAGCGTTGGGGGCAGCCCCAACATAAGTGCTCCAACAACCTGGCAAACTTTTAGAGACTATGTACCATGAAGTTATACATACTCATAAAATTTCTGTGAACTCATTTACATACACATGAGATTTCCTGGAACTCATTACTATATGCAAATGTCTGGTCTGCACGCACAATCATCTTCCCTGGTGGTCTTTGGATGGTCATTGGAGTCTTCAGATGAAAGCTTCTAGTCTTGTTTGCTGCGTCCCCTGACTGACCTTTACTTCTGCGCAAA from Falco peregrinus isolate bFalPer1 chromosome 12, bFalPer1.pri, whole genome shotgun sequence encodes:
- the MTERF4 gene encoding transcription termination factor 4, mitochondrial, coding for MAGLLLRGGGRAAAAGLAPGLGRGCCGEAAGLRAMGFSEEQARRLRGLQPRLGPERREAAAAQLLLLGLSAEAALGLLERSPELLRLPPEQLQERAAELRRLGLQGGRLRRAVSRCPQLFTLPRRRMAAVVRLLRERCLFTAEQLQEVLGTCPAVLLEEPARLHLHFQYAYFRMGVQQKEMVKAQLFRTPFAELRNRHIFLERRGLYQTPHKGQTQTSNPKLKDILELPEGAFLASLARSTPEEYEVFKQLLAREEEEEEEEDRDALYKEEDEDLDREGSKAAWE